GGGATGAAAGTTCTTGAGTCTGGTATTGGTAGCGGTGCTTTAACTATCGTAATGGCAAATGCAGTTAAGCCAAAGGGTAAAATTTATGTTTATGAAAAAGAAGAAAAATTTTTAAAAAACGCATTAAACAACCTAAAACTTGCAAAGCTTGATTATGTAGTACAGCCACATTTAAAAGATTTATCAGAAGAGATAGAAGAAAAAGATTTTGACGCTGCTTTTATAGATGTAAGAGAACCTTGGCTTTATTTAGAAAATGTAAAAAACGTTTTAAAACCAGGTTCAATGATAGGCTTTTTGGTCCCAACCACTAACCAAGTCTCAGAAGTATTAAAAGAACTAAAAAGATTAGATTTTATAGATTTGGAAGTAGAAGAGATTTTACTTCGTCAGTACAAACCTGTTCCGGATAGACTTAGACCAG
The window above is part of the Sulfurihydrogenibium sp. genome. Proteins encoded here:
- a CDS encoding tRNA (adenine-N1)-methyltransferase, with the translated sequence MIKEGDTVHLKGRKSSFFIILERGKELSTHLGSIKHDDIIGKNFGETVFTHKGEPFILIRPTLYELIMFGIKRYTQIIYPKDSAYITLKLGLTDGMKVLESGIGSGALTIVMANAVKPKGKIYVYEKEEKFLKNALNNLKLAKLDYVVQPHLKDLSEEIEEKDFDAAFIDVREPWLYLENVKNVLKPGSMIGFLVPTTNQVSEVLKELKRLDFIDLEVEEILLRQYKPVPDRLRPEDRMVAHTGYLIFARKGN